One segment of Ignavibacteria bacterium DNA contains the following:
- a CDS encoding site-specific DNA-methyltransferase, whose amino-acid sequence MSKKKTSILTEDWQTKVVSYRHPEQKRKNIPEVGLVTPESDPVSPKTTWAYDPHIDPALQFDSTRSKVEKVIDDALASGDAETMREALATLKRMQEPYLNWTGKAERTSFEIDTVSLHVHERIDPASILSALQKQVRGAKNLQDLTQMGLFSAPFEELPLRDAISFYKHDRGWSNRLIAGDSLLVMNSLLQKESMAGQVQMIYIDPPYGIRYGSNFQPFVNQREVSPADKDSDLSSEPEMIRAFRDTWELGIHSYLTYLRDRLLLARDLMHDSGSIFVQISETNEHLIRCMLDEIFGKEQFVSMITFVKTSSQRSTDLHRVCDYLLWYCKSRSIRHYQQIFRGRQDSDSEQSSVASTDLTSINPGYKYEIQYHGSNYKLGRRYWTIDREKIQRLERQSRLIAASNTLRYERRSIDFPAMPLSNVWTDTTVSGAEGKVYVVQTSSKVIERCLLLSTKPGDIVLDITCGAGTTATAAEKWGRRWITCDTSRVAITLAKQRLMTASFDYYELRYPNEGLKGGFIYDTVPHVTLKSIANNPEIDVIYDDMHPKIESALAELNAMLQKHAKNLNFTVTEGVRKKKTIVLGPKESLFEWEVPFNLPTDWPALCKAPFEQFHAARIVMQKKMDASIAAHADQEVLYDKPKVSKNKLRITGPFTVEAVPFPSVINIDDAEPPSEPDVSVARSGETSRQNRWRDELLKTGVRGKGGQKIEFSSMETLPDLRYIHAIATMKDTADRVLVSFGPDHAALEQRQVELAIHECGMIKPAAKFILFCAFTFDPEAAKDIDEMRYPGVTLLKAQMNTDLLTEDLKKAGKSNQSFWLMGQPDVELRQRSDGTYEVEVHGFDYFDVATGELKSGGKKNIAVWMLDTDYDNRSLFPRQVFFPMAGEKDGWNRLKKTIRAELDESRIDAFHGTVSLPFEKGEFGTIAVKIVDDRGIESLKIMKVG is encoded by the coding sequence ATGTCAAAGAAGAAAACCTCCATCCTTACAGAAGACTGGCAGACCAAGGTGGTCTCGTATCGACATCCTGAGCAGAAGAGGAAGAATATTCCGGAAGTAGGGTTGGTAACGCCGGAGTCGGATCCGGTGTCGCCAAAGACAACGTGGGCGTATGATCCGCATATCGACCCAGCCCTGCAGTTCGATAGCACACGTTCCAAGGTTGAAAAGGTCATTGACGATGCTCTTGCTTCGGGTGATGCGGAGACGATGCGAGAGGCTCTGGCAACATTAAAGCGCATGCAGGAGCCGTATCTCAACTGGACGGGTAAAGCAGAACGTACGTCGTTTGAGATCGACACAGTGTCCTTGCATGTGCATGAACGGATCGACCCGGCAAGTATCCTCTCTGCCCTTCAGAAGCAGGTGAGGGGGGCAAAGAACTTGCAAGACCTGACACAGATGGGTCTGTTCAGCGCACCGTTCGAAGAGCTTCCACTGCGAGATGCTATCAGCTTCTATAAACACGATAGGGGATGGAGTAACCGACTCATTGCGGGTGATTCCCTACTTGTGATGAATTCGCTGCTGCAAAAGGAGAGCATGGCTGGACAGGTACAGATGATCTATATCGATCCACCGTACGGGATTAGATACGGGAGTAATTTTCAACCATTTGTAAACCAAAGAGAAGTTAGCCCAGCAGACAAAGATTCGGACCTCAGCAGTGAACCGGAAATGATACGCGCTTTCCGTGATACATGGGAGTTAGGAATTCACTCGTATCTAACATACCTGCGAGACAGACTCCTCCTGGCGCGAGATTTAATGCATGATTCGGGTTCAATATTTGTTCAGATATCCGAAACGAATGAACATCTAATCCGATGCATGTTAGATGAGATCTTTGGGAAAGAACAGTTCGTAAGTATGATAACTTTCGTAAAGACGAGCAGTCAGCGATCTACAGATCTTCATAGAGTGTGTGACTATTTGCTGTGGTATTGTAAATCACGATCTATAAGACACTATCAGCAGATCTTCCGCGGTCGCCAAGATAGTGATAGCGAGCAAAGTAGTGTGGCATCGACTGACCTAACGTCTATCAACCCTGGATACAAGTATGAAATTCAATACCACGGGTCAAACTATAAGCTAGGAAGACGATATTGGACTATTGATAGAGAAAAGATTCAGCGTCTCGAGAGGCAAAGCAGGCTCATTGCGGCGTCAAACACATTGAGGTATGAGAGGAGATCCATTGATTTCCCTGCGATGCCACTCTCAAATGTTTGGACAGATACAACCGTCAGTGGTGCGGAAGGAAAAGTATACGTTGTACAGACCAGTTCTAAAGTGATTGAACGTTGTCTTTTGCTCTCAACTAAGCCTGGCGACATCGTCCTCGACATCACATGTGGCGCGGGCACAACAGCTACGGCCGCAGAAAAGTGGGGACGCCGCTGGATCACATGTGATACATCGCGTGTAGCGATCACACTCGCTAAACAGCGGCTCATGACGGCTTCGTTTGACTACTATGAGCTGCGCTATCCGAATGAAGGTCTCAAAGGCGGATTCATCTATGATACCGTGCCGCATGTGACTCTCAAGAGCATCGCGAACAATCCGGAAATCGACGTTATCTATGATGATATGCATCCGAAGATCGAGAGTGCTCTTGCCGAACTCAACGCAATGCTGCAGAAACACGCAAAGAACCTGAACTTCACCGTCACCGAAGGCGTGCGGAAGAAGAAGACTATCGTGCTAGGACCGAAGGAGTCCTTGTTTGAATGGGAAGTGCCGTTCAATCTACCAACAGATTGGCCTGCGCTGTGCAAAGCCCCCTTTGAACAATTCCATGCAGCACGAATTGTAATGCAGAAGAAGATGGATGCGAGCATTGCAGCTCATGCAGATCAGGAAGTACTATACGACAAGCCAAAGGTTTCCAAGAATAAGCTGCGCATCACCGGACCGTTCACGGTGGAGGCTGTTCCGTTTCCATCGGTGATCAATATCGACGATGCGGAGCCCCCTTCAGAACCGGATGTATCGGTGGCGAGATCGGGCGAGACATCGAGACAGAATAGATGGCGCGATGAGTTGCTCAAGACAGGGGTGCGGGGGAAGGGTGGACAGAAGATCGAGTTCTCGTCGATGGAAACACTGCCCGACCTGCGATACATCCATGCCATTGCCACGATGAAGGACACCGCCGATCGAGTGCTTGTGAGTTTTGGTCCCGACCATGCAGCTTTAGAACAACGTCAGGTAGAGCTTGCTATTCACGAATGTGGTATGATCAAGCCAGCAGCCAAGTTCATCCTCTTCTGTGCATTCACCTTCGACCCCGAAGCCGCCAAGGATATCGATGAAATGAGATATCCTGGAGTGACGCTCCTAAAGGCGCAGATGAACACCGACTTGTTGACGGAGGATCTCAAGAAGGCAGGGAAGAGCAACCAGAGCTTCTGGCTAATGGGTCAGCCCGATGTTGAGCTGCGTCAACGTTCCGACGGCACGTATGAAGTAGAGGTGCACGGCTTTGATTACTTCGATGTAGCCACCGGCGAGCTCAAGAGCGGTGGAAAGAAGAACATTGCTGTGTGGATGTTGGACACTGATTACGACAATCGATCGCTCTTCCCACGTCAGGTCTTCTTCCCCATGGCCGGCGAAAAAGACGGCTGGAACCGCCTCAAGAAAACCATTCGCGCAGAACTCGACGAATCCCGTATCGATGCATTCCACGGCACCGTCTCGCTACCCTTTGAAAAAGGGGAGTTCGGAACTATCGCTGTGAAGATCGTTGATGATCGGGGTATCGAGAGTTTGAAGATCATGAAGGTAGGGTGA
- a CDS encoding putative DNA binding domain-containing protein, giving the protein MSKQLALFDRLLLREDSKLEFKSGRGGLPSTLWESYSAFANTDGGTIALGVAQKSDGTLEIHGLDDPEKTRQDIFNAIHGGLVARPNLLSNSSFEVLELNGKRILVVDVPRATRDQRPVYLGSDPFVGTFRRQGEGDYRCDPDEVRRMFADHSDAPGDGQVLEKFTLSDLSPESIRQYRQIFQNSQPSHQYHSLGNEEFLRRIGAVGVDRTSNKSGVTIAGLLMFGSEMALYDPRAISGYHVDYQEHLSNDQTERWTHRVTDDGNWDHNLFNFFTRVRDRLYGHLEQPYQIDEYGVRTQETDVHLALKEALVNSLIHADHFGKGGVVIHKHRDRYVFSNPGSLLVSFEQFRSGGVSECRNKTLQRMFAFLGVGDKAGSGVERIRLSWHNARWASPVVREQLNPDRVVLELPTVSTFPDQVVKRLEEVFGTEVVKNLSGDEMATLVASEQKGRIRNGDLQGMLTLHRTDITALLNGMIEKGLLERQGERRGATYAVASSPPKDPSSPPKDPSSPPKDPSSPPKDPSPPPMVPSSPHKDPNSPHKDPNSPHKDPNSPHEDPNSLHKDPNSLHKDPNSPQSDVARRTKEVSKKMVVDFCTSDFRTLQEIAVHLSREEKYVRDRILRDLINEGALQLKFPNRPTDPRQAYRKTSET; this is encoded by the coding sequence ATGAGCAAGCAGTTGGCACTCTTTGATCGACTTCTTCTGCGTGAAGATTCCAAGCTGGAGTTCAAGTCTGGCAGAGGAGGTCTCCCCAGTACGTTGTGGGAGAGCTATTCGGCATTTGCAAACACTGATGGAGGTACGATTGCCCTCGGTGTTGCACAGAAGAGCGATGGAACACTAGAAATTCATGGATTAGATGATCCAGAAAAGACCCGTCAGGACATTTTCAATGCAATACATGGTGGATTAGTCGCAAGGCCCAACTTGCTTAGCAATTCGTCTTTTGAAGTCCTTGAGCTGAATGGTAAGCGAATTCTCGTAGTTGATGTTCCCCGCGCAACACGAGATCAGCGGCCCGTCTATCTGGGCAGCGATCCATTTGTTGGAACTTTTAGGCGGCAGGGAGAGGGCGACTACCGATGTGATCCGGACGAAGTACGACGAATGTTTGCCGATCACAGTGATGCCCCAGGTGACGGGCAAGTTTTGGAAAAGTTCACGCTCTCCGATCTGTCTCCTGAATCTATTCGGCAATACCGACAGATTTTTCAGAATAGTCAACCTTCTCATCAGTATCACTCGCTTGGTAATGAGGAGTTTTTGCGTCGGATTGGTGCCGTTGGAGTTGATCGGACGTCAAATAAGTCTGGCGTTACAATTGCGGGTCTGTTAATGTTTGGAAGTGAAATGGCCCTCTACGATCCGCGTGCGATATCGGGATATCATGTTGACTACCAGGAACATTTGTCCAATGATCAAACGGAGCGTTGGACGCATCGTGTTACAGACGACGGAAATTGGGATCACAATCTGTTTAATTTCTTTACGAGAGTCAGAGACAGATTGTACGGTCATCTCGAACAACCGTATCAAATCGACGAATATGGGGTGCGCACGCAAGAGACAGATGTTCATCTGGCGTTGAAGGAAGCACTTGTGAATTCACTAATCCATGCTGATCATTTTGGCAAGGGAGGAGTCGTGATTCACAAGCACCGAGACAGGTATGTATTTTCAAATCCAGGCTCGTTGCTCGTGTCTTTCGAGCAATTCAGATCGGGTGGTGTTAGTGAATGTCGCAACAAGACATTGCAGCGAATGTTTGCTTTTCTTGGAGTTGGTGACAAGGCAGGTTCTGGAGTTGAAAGAATTCGTCTAAGCTGGCATAATGCTCGCTGGGCATCTCCAGTTGTTAGGGAACAACTAAATCCAGACAGAGTTGTGCTCGAGCTGCCAACGGTCTCCACGTTTCCAGACCAAGTTGTAAAGAGGCTCGAAGAAGTATTTGGAACTGAGGTGGTCAAGAACCTTTCTGGGGATGAAATGGCTACGCTCGTTGCTTCAGAACAAAAGGGCAGAATTCGGAATGGTGACCTGCAAGGTATGCTCACTTTGCATCGCACAGACATTACCGCTCTTCTCAATGGGATGATTGAAAAGGGTTTGTTGGAGCGACAAGGAGAGCGAAGAGGAGCTACTTACGCCGTTGCGAGCTCCCCTCCTAAGGACCCGAGCTCCCCTCCTAAGGACCCGAGCTCCCCTCCTAAGGACCCGAGCTCCCCTCCTAAGGATCCGAGCCCCCCTCCTATGGTTCCGAGCTCCCCGCACAAGGATCCGAACTCCCCGCATAAGGATCCGAACTCCCCGCATAAGGATCCGAACTCCCCGCATGAGGATCCGAACTCCCTGCATAAGGATCCGAACTCCCTGCATAAGGATCCGAACTCCCCGCAAAGTGATGTGGCTAGACGCACAAAGGAAGTTTCGAAGAAGATGGTAGTCGACTTCTGCACAAGTGACTTCCGGACGCTGCAGGAGATTGCGGTCCACCTTTCACGCGAGGAAAAGTATGTTCGAGACAGAATACTTCGCGATCTGATCAACGAAGGTGCTTTGCAGCTGAAGTTTCCTAATAGGCCTACCGATCCGCGACAAGCATACAGGAAGACGAGTGAAACCTAA